Proteins from a genomic interval of Bdellovibrio sp. GT3:
- a CDS encoding outer membrane beta-barrel protein: MKKYFMALFAMLLFHSQAQAALDYGLELGVRQQNGDAYGPVSTESRTGFQGGAFVHLPLEGNVAHFRTGLLYTQRPLQTRSDSTGTEIDWNLDYLDIPIAVLFKPHEKFGVYFGFIASINISSSCSGSPDCRVDSIDTPAFPMVFGATFKFNPTFGLHFYLDANNSNVARGLADYKSVGLNAMISLD; this comes from the coding sequence ATGAAAAAATACTTTATGGCACTTTTCGCAATGTTACTTTTCCACTCACAGGCTCAGGCCGCTTTGGATTACGGTTTGGAGTTGGGCGTCCGCCAGCAAAATGGTGACGCTTACGGGCCTGTCTCTACTGAATCCCGCACGGGATTTCAAGGCGGGGCCTTTGTTCATCTGCCTTTGGAAGGCAATGTGGCGCATTTTAGAACTGGCCTGCTGTACACACAACGTCCCCTACAAACCAGAAGTGACTCAACAGGAACCGAGATCGATTGGAACTTGGATTACCTGGACATTCCGATCGCGGTCCTTTTCAAACCCCATGAAAAATTCGGTGTCTATTTTGGCTTTATCGCCTCTATCAATATCTCAAGTTCATGCTCTGGCAGCCCGGACTGCCGAGTGGATAGCATCGATACACCGGCCTTCCCGATGGTTTTCGGCGCCACCTTCAAATTCAACCCGACGTTTGGACTTCACTTCTATCTTGATGCCAACAACTCCAATGTCGCCCGTGGATTGGCGGACTACAAGTCCGTTGGCTTAAATGCGATGATCTCATTGGATTGA
- a CDS encoding CvfB family protein, whose translation MVDIGRLNKLKTVKKAEFGMFLDGGDDGEILLPRRYVKDEWQVGDEVEVFVHFDSEDRLVATTETPKAMVGEFAHLMVKSVENVGAFLDWGLGKDLFLPYSEQTRDLRVGQAVVVYLYLDKTDRISSSMRLDRYISKEAGDYKEGQQVDLFVAAQTDLGFKAIINGKHWGMIYTNEIFDRLVHGQKLKGYIKKVREDGKIDLALQKLGHQSSEDIGPMILARLREEGGYLAINDKTSADLIYDMFGVSKKKYKMALGDLYKKRIITVKDDGIYLNKSSQ comes from the coding sequence ATGGTTGATATTGGCCGATTGAATAAATTAAAAACTGTAAAAAAAGCCGAATTCGGAATGTTTCTGGATGGCGGCGATGATGGTGAAATCCTGTTGCCTCGCCGTTATGTAAAAGACGAATGGCAAGTGGGCGATGAAGTTGAAGTGTTTGTGCACTTTGACTCCGAGGACCGTTTGGTGGCAACGACTGAAACACCTAAAGCCATGGTGGGTGAGTTTGCTCATCTGATGGTTAAATCCGTTGAAAATGTGGGTGCATTTTTGGATTGGGGTTTGGGCAAGGACTTGTTCCTTCCGTACTCTGAACAAACCCGCGATCTGCGCGTAGGTCAGGCTGTTGTCGTTTATCTTTATCTGGATAAAACAGATCGCATTTCTTCCTCAATGCGATTGGATCGCTATATTTCCAAGGAAGCTGGAGACTACAAGGAAGGTCAGCAAGTGGACCTGTTCGTGGCAGCACAGACAGACTTGGGTTTTAAGGCCATCATCAATGGCAAACATTGGGGTATGATCTACACGAACGAGATATTTGATCGTTTGGTGCATGGTCAAAAATTGAAAGGCTATATCAAAAAAGTTCGTGAAGACGGGAAAATTGATTTGGCTCTTCAAAAACTGGGGCACCAAAGCTCTGAAGATATCGGTCCAATGATTCTGGCGCGTCTGCGTGAAGAAGGCGGATATCTGGCTATCAATGATAAAACCTCCGCCGATCTTATCTATGACATGTTCGGCGTCAGTAAGAAAAAGTACAAAATGGCTTTGGGTGATCTGTATAAAAAGCGCATCATCACCGTGAAGGATGACGGGATCTACCTTAATAAATCTTCTCAGTAG
- a CDS encoding lipoate--protein ligase, whose protein sequence is MTTTLKVFLSDSFHPHLNLATEEWIFHNLDPSSQILFLWRNEETVVIGRNQNPWSECNLAQMKNDNVHLARRTTGGGAVFHDLGNTNFTFLSPKEGYRRENNVQIIFDALKEFGITGEASGRNDLMVPFHDGPRKFSGSAYREKKDRAFHHGTLLLRADLTRLGNYLTPNPKKLQSKGKESVRARVTNLNEIAKDINHDNVSEAMIRSFEKFYNAKAEIIMLTMESLPEIPELKEQYNRLSSWDWLYGSTLEFTHKMDEYLSLGFFDFHFVVNDAEIKELKIYTDCLYPALIESMQQELTGKHYNGDSVKTVFAVLVKKFPDLEPQLNELESWLIKNIEV, encoded by the coding sequence ATGACGACGACCTTGAAGGTATTTCTTTCTGACAGCTTTCACCCGCATTTGAATCTGGCGACCGAAGAATGGATTTTCCATAACTTGGATCCATCCAGTCAGATTCTGTTTTTGTGGAGAAACGAAGAGACCGTCGTAATAGGTCGCAACCAAAATCCGTGGTCAGAATGCAATCTGGCGCAGATGAAGAATGATAATGTGCATTTGGCTCGTCGAACGACGGGAGGGGGGGCTGTATTCCATGACCTGGGCAATACCAACTTCACGTTCCTGTCGCCCAAAGAGGGCTATCGCCGCGAAAACAATGTGCAGATCATTTTTGATGCCCTGAAGGAGTTTGGAATCACGGGCGAAGCTTCCGGTAGAAACGATTTAATGGTGCCGTTCCACGATGGTCCACGTAAATTTAGCGGCAGTGCTTACCGTGAAAAAAAGGACCGTGCTTTCCATCATGGGACTTTGTTGTTGCGTGCTGATCTGACCCGATTGGGAAATTACCTGACGCCGAATCCAAAGAAGTTGCAGTCCAAGGGTAAGGAATCTGTTCGGGCGCGAGTGACCAATTTGAATGAAATTGCCAAGGACATTAACCACGACAATGTCTCTGAAGCGATGATCCGATCCTTTGAGAAGTTCTATAATGCCAAAGCTGAAATCATCATGCTCACTATGGAGTCTTTGCCTGAAATTCCGGAATTGAAGGAGCAATATAACAGACTTTCTTCCTGGGACTGGCTGTATGGTTCGACATTGGAATTCACTCACAAGATGGATGAATACCTGAGCCTGGGATTCTTTGATTTTCATTTTGTCGTTAACGACGCCGAGATCAAGGAACTAAAGATTTACACGGATTGCCTGTATCCGGCGTTGATTGAAAGCATGCAGCAGGAACTGACAGGCAAACACTATAACGGGGACAGTGTGAAAACCGTATTTGCGGTTTTAGTAAAGAAATTCCCGGACCTGGAGCCTCAGCTCAATGAACTTGAGTCGTGGTTGATTAAAAATATTGAAGTATAG
- the dbpA gene encoding ATP-dependent RNA helicase DbpA has protein sequence MDTKATFSALNLKPELLAVVQELGFSSMTPIQEQSIPVLLSGKDLIGQSKTGSGKTAAFILPILNQLELQQKTVQAVIICPTRELATQVLTEVRRLGRKLEGLQTMSLTGGAQTGREQQQELEKGVQIVVGTPGRILDLAGKGRLFLDDVRTVVLDEADKMFDMGFIVEIKNLMQELPAQRQTVLFSATFSEAVLDLSRRYQKNPARVTIQEAPESLLIEEVTYESEEANKADNLMRVLQQHQAESCIVFCNTKNSVNDLMNRLADLKASATCLHGDLEQRDRERVMAMFKNGSYKIMVATDVAARGLDIENLELVINYDFPLQPETYVHRIGRTGRAGKSGVAVTLISARDTLKLIEIEQITGRKFQKPTLGFKNQFGLNWEWKQSPMQTVMISGGRKNKIRPGDILGALTGAAGGLKATDIGKIEMHDTYSYVAIRSDSVNHALNSLRNGKIKAQKFQVKILK, from the coding sequence TTGGATACTAAAGCTACATTTTCAGCCTTGAACCTAAAACCAGAGCTATTGGCAGTTGTCCAGGAACTTGGGTTTTCCTCCATGACTCCCATCCAGGAACAAAGTATTCCCGTCCTTTTGAGCGGCAAGGATTTGATTGGTCAGTCAAAAACAGGAAGTGGCAAAACGGCTGCTTTTATTTTGCCGATTTTAAATCAGCTGGAGCTTCAGCAAAAAACCGTGCAAGCAGTGATCATCTGTCCCACCCGTGAACTTGCGACGCAAGTTTTGACGGAAGTGCGCAGACTGGGCAGAAAACTTGAGGGTCTGCAAACCATGTCCCTGACCGGTGGCGCGCAGACAGGCCGCGAACAGCAGCAGGAACTTGAAAAAGGTGTGCAGATCGTGGTCGGCACCCCAGGACGTATTCTGGATCTGGCTGGCAAGGGTCGTCTGTTTCTGGATGATGTGCGAACTGTGGTTTTGGATGAAGCTGATAAAATGTTTGATATGGGCTTCATCGTCGAAATCAAAAATCTGATGCAGGAACTTCCCGCACAAAGACAAACGGTTCTGTTTTCCGCAACTTTTTCCGAAGCCGTTCTGGATCTAAGCCGCCGCTATCAAAAAAATCCGGCCCGAGTCACAATTCAGGAAGCTCCCGAGTCTTTGCTGATTGAAGAAGTCACCTACGAGTCTGAAGAGGCTAATAAAGCTGATAATTTGATGCGCGTTCTGCAACAGCATCAGGCCGAATCCTGTATCGTATTCTGCAACACCAAAAACTCCGTGAACGATCTGATGAATCGCCTTGCTGATTTAAAAGCCAGCGCCACCTGTCTGCATGGGGACCTGGAACAACGCGATCGTGAACGTGTGATGGCGATGTTTAAAAATGGCAGTTACAAAATCATGGTGGCCACCGATGTGGCCGCCCGCGGACTTGATATCGAAAATCTGGAACTGGTGATCAATTACGACTTCCCTCTGCAACCGGAAACCTACGTTCACCGCATCGGTCGTACGGGTCGCGCGGGAAAATCCGGCGTCGCGGTGACTTTGATTTCAGCCCGCGACACTTTGAAGTTGATTGAAATTGAGCAAATCACAGGACGAAAATTCCAAAAGCCCACGCTGGGATTTAAAAATCAGTTTGGCCTGAATTGGGAATGGAAGCAGTCCCCTATGCAAACCGTGATGATCTCCGGCGGTCGCAAAAACAAGATTCGCCCTGGAGACATTCTGGGTGCACTGACAGGTGCTGCCGGCGGCTTGAAAGCCACGGATATCGGAAAGATTGAAATGCATGATACGTATTCGTATGTCGCAATCAGGTCCGATAGTGTGAATCACGCCCTGAACAGCCTGCGCAATGGTAAAATCAAAGCGCAAAAGTTCCAGGTCAAAATCCTGAAATAA